The DNA window GATCTGACGGGACGGGGCCGCGGGTCACATCGATGCGAACCCGATCGACCTGAGTTGCTTCCGTCCTTCTTCCGAAACCTGGTCGGGACACCAAGGCGGGTCAAACACCCAGCTGACATCGAAGTCCTCGAGCACGCCCCGGCCGACCAGTTCGATCCTCATCTGGTCTTCGATGACCGTTGTAAGCGGGCAGAACGGGTTGGTCAGCGTCACGTCCAGTGAAGCCTGCTGACCGTCGACCTCGACCTTGCGCACGAAACCGAGATCGACGATGTTGACGCCGAGGTCGGGGTCGATGACCTTGCGCAGCGATTCGATGATCTGGGTCTCGATGCCGGTTGGGGCGTCCATCAGGTCACCTTCCTTCCTTCGGTCTAGGGTCTGCGGCGGCTTCTCCGGCGGTCTGGTTCCGCCAGTCGACCACCCGGAGTTGAATCTCCACCCGGGTGGTCCGGGTTGTTATCCAGTCGGCCACACCGTGAGCCATCCGGCGCAGTCGGGTCACTACGTCGCCGTCGCCGACGGTCCAAGATCCGACCACCGTCTCGTCGCTGCGGATACCGAACCGGGCCGCCTCGGCGATGGCGTGCTCGACGACGCGCGCGAGGGGCGCCGACACCGTTCCTGCCCTGAGTTTCAGGGCATGATGAGCCTGGTCGGTGCGCAAGCCTTCCAGCCGGGCCAGGATGCGCCTGGCCTCGGTCTGGTCGATGCGCACGTTGGTGTGGCAGACAGTGACGGTCGGCTCCGGAAGCCGGGCTCCGGTCATCGCCTCCTCCTCGGCCTGCCTATCCGGCGTAGGTCGGTGGACAGGTCCTCGATCTGGGCGGCCGTGACCGCCGTGCCCGCCCTCATGAGCTTGCGGGCGGCGAACACGTCGCGGGGTCGTCCGATGGTCAGCACTGCTTCGATCTTATCCCCGTCCGCCCCGCCGGATAGCTGGAAGGCCGAAAAGGACCTCTCCGCGACCGAACCCCGGATGACATGGTGTGCATAGGGGTCGAAGTGTCCGAGCGACTGGACCGTGAGGTCGTACTGGTCCGACCAGAACCAGTGCGGGGTGTCGTCTGTCGCAGACTCCCCAAGGATGTTGCGGGCCACCACCGCGCCTTGCCTCATGGCGTTGTCATGGTGCTCGACACGCAGGTGTCCCCCGGCGTGCTGCTCCGTGGCGGCCACGTCTCCGGCCGCGTACACCCCTGGAACCCGCGTCCGGCAGCGCCGGTCGACGAGGATCCCCCCGTCAACCTCGATCGGGGTGCCGTGGACGGGTTCGGTGTTGGGGACCATCCCCGCTGCCACCAGCATCCACTCGCACTCGAGTTTGCCCCGGTCGGTCGTGACAGCCAGGCCGCCCGGGGTCTTCACGACGCTTTTGACCCGCTCTCCGAGACGCAGGGTGCAGCCCGCATCCCTGTGGATCTCGGTCATGACTCGGCCGTACCGGTCTCCCAGCGGAGCACGAAGGCACTGATCCTCCATCTCGATGATGGTGACCTCCACCCCCAGCCAGCGGGCGGTCGCCGCCACCTCGCAACCGATGAAACCGCCACCGAGCACCACGGCCTGGTCGCCGTCACGGATCCGACTGGCCAGTTCCTCCGAGTCGTCCCGGGTGCGCAGGTGCAGGATCCGCTCGCCTTCGAAGCCGGGCAGCCGGCGGGCCCGGCCGCCGGTGGCGATCAGGAGATGGTCGTAAGGGATCGTTCCGGCCCGGTCCGTCTCGATGGCGGAAGCGTCTACGTCGACCGACGTCGCCCTGGTGCCGAGGACCAGTTCTACATCGTTGTCCCGGTACCAGCCCTCCTCGCGGATAGTGGTGTCGTCCGATGCCATCGACCCGGCAAGCACCTCCTTCGACAGCGGGGGACGCTCGTAGGGCGGTACGTCCTCGTCGGACACCAGGATCACGCGCCCGTCGAACCCCAGATGTCTCAGGTTTGACGCAGCCGCGGCCGAGGCCGTGCCGCCGCCCAGGAGCATGACGGTCTCGGAGAGACCTGCCATGTCAGCCGGGCGGCGCTACACAGATGACGCCTCCCTCCACCTTGCAGGGGATGGAGAAGAGGGCCGAGTCAGCGGGGTTGATTCCCTCGCCGGTGAGGGCGTCGAACTCCCACAGGTGGTTGATGCACGTCAGGACGTTGCCGTCCAGGTCTCCGTCGTGGAGGGGCCATGCCTGGTGGGGACAGCGGTCCCGGTAGGCGCGTACCTCCCCGTCGACGTTGACAAGCACGACCTTCGTGCCCCCTGCCTCGACCCCTTCGATATCGCCTTCCCATAGGTCATCGAGGTCCATGACCTCGAGCCACCGGGGTGCGTCGCTCATGAGGGGCTCCTCAGTGGAGTTGCGGACAGATCACTCGCTATCCGGCGGGTTGCAGGGAGACGAGGCCGGCATCGGCGAGCAACTGGTCCCGCGCCGCCCGGGCCTCCGCGGCCACCGTCTCGGCGCTGATGTCGCCGGCCGGGGCCTCGGCGAGAATCCCGCCCAGTGCCAGCGCAGCCGCATCGGCGCGGGGGGCCCACTTGGCGATCCAGCGCTCGAACGCGGCGCCGT is part of the bacterium genome and encodes:
- a CDS encoding Rieske 2Fe-2S domain-containing protein, with protein sequence MSDAPRWLEVMDLDDLWEGDIEGVEAGGTKVVLVNVDGEVRAYRDRCPHQAWPLHDGDLDGNVLTCINHLWEFDALTGEGINPADSALFSIPCKVEGGVICVAPPG
- a CDS encoding metal-sulfur cluster assembly factor, with amino-acid sequence MDAPTGIETQIIESLRKVIDPDLGVNIVDLGFVRKVEVDGQQASLDVTLTNPFCPLTTVIEDQMRIELVGRGVLEDFDVSWVFDPPWCPDQVSEEGRKQLRSIGFASM
- a CDS encoding FAD-dependent oxidoreductase; this encodes MAGLSETVMLLGGGTASAAAASNLRHLGFDGRVILVSDEDVPPYERPPLSKEVLAGSMASDDTTIREEGWYRDNDVELVLGTRATSVDVDASAIETDRAGTIPYDHLLIATGGRARRLPGFEGERILHLRTRDDSEELASRIRDGDQAVVLGGGFIGCEVAATARWLGVEVTIIEMEDQCLRAPLGDRYGRVMTEIHRDAGCTLRLGERVKSVVKTPGGLAVTTDRGKLECEWMLVAAGMVPNTEPVHGTPIEVDGGILVDRRCRTRVPGVYAAGDVAATEQHAGGHLRVEHHDNAMRQGAVVARNILGESATDDTPHWFWSDQYDLTVQSLGHFDPYAHHVIRGSVAERSFSAFQLSGGADGDKIEAVLTIGRPRDVFAARKLMRAGTAVTAAQIEDLSTDLRRIGRPRRRR